A portion of the Sulfuricurvum kujiense DSM 16994 genome contains these proteins:
- a CDS encoding MFS transporter, with protein MKRYVTLLRAQPLLRRLSLIQLLAYFGAWFSNVGIYTLLIQMGAEATTIALVAALHFLPGVFQAPLSGVLLDRIHPKRLMLLLTLIEIICTLSLISIDNIGMLWFLYLLVFVRMGASSFHFTVEMSLLPRILEGKALQAANEIHSMIWSLSYTLGMALSGLVVYWIGVKAAFLLDAGLFVIVWMLVFSLKIEIEMSQNRTKFTTMMKEAFSYIRQNPIVYHLMILHAILGFTAFDALVALAAKHYYSQIIAVSLGIGLLNAARALGLVIGPMVLGHWINNARLGWLFVAEALSIVLWAAVVDNFYGSLIASVAVGFVTTTLWSYTYTLLQHHTHSDFYGRVIAYNDMIFLGVGAFVSLLIGYLAASGMSLAMITLILGAVFAVAALYYGWVRRTYELEEIG; from the coding sequence ATGAAACGTTATGTAACTCTTTTACGCGCTCAGCCGCTTCTGCGCCGTCTCTCTTTGATTCAACTGCTTGCTTATTTCGGGGCATGGTTCAGCAATGTGGGTATTTATACTCTTTTAATCCAAATGGGGGCAGAAGCAACAACTATCGCTCTGGTTGCAGCGCTCCATTTTTTGCCGGGGGTATTTCAAGCCCCATTGAGCGGAGTTTTACTAGACCGCATTCATCCTAAACGACTGATGCTACTGCTGACACTGATCGAGATAATTTGCACCCTATCGTTGATTAGTATCGATAATATAGGAATGTTGTGGTTTTTGTATCTGCTGGTGTTTGTCAGAATGGGGGCGTCAAGTTTTCATTTTACGGTAGAGATGTCGCTGCTTCCAAGAATTTTGGAGGGCAAAGCGCTGCAAGCGGCGAATGAAATCCATTCGATGATTTGGTCGCTGTCGTATACGCTGGGAATGGCATTGAGCGGGTTGGTCGTTTATTGGATAGGGGTAAAAGCGGCATTTTTACTCGATGCCGGGTTGTTTGTAATAGTTTGGATGTTGGTTTTTTCATTGAAAATAGAGATTGAGATGTCACAGAATCGGACTAAGTTTACGACTATGATGAAAGAGGCATTTTCGTACATCCGTCAAAACCCCATTGTCTATCATCTGATGATTCTCCATGCGATTTTAGGTTTTACGGCGTTTGATGCATTGGTTGCATTGGCCGCAAAACACTACTATTCCCAAATTATTGCCGTCTCTTTGGGTATAGGGTTGTTAAATGCCGCGCGGGCTCTAGGATTGGTTATCGGTCCGATGGTATTGGGGCATTGGATCAATAATGCCAGGTTGGGATGGTTATTTGTCGCGGAAGCATTGAGTATAGTATTATGGGCGGCAGTCGTCGATAATTTTTACGGATCTTTGATTGCTTCGGTCGCGGTCGGTTTTGTGACGACGACGTTGTGGTCGTATACGTATACGCTTTTACAACATCATACCCATAGCGATTTTTATGGCCGCGTCATTGCATATAATGATATGATCTTTTTAGGGGTAGGGGCATTTGTTTCATTATTGATCGGATATTTGGCGGCATCAGGTATGTCATTGGCGATGATAACATTAATTTTAGGGGCTGTTTTTGCCGTTGCGGCTTTATATTACGGATGGGTACGGCGAACGTATGAACTGGAGGAGATCGGATGA
- a CDS encoding MATE family efflux transporter — translation MNKTMLKHRVLHLAIPAALKHFLDIVQILIDMLMVGVLGVAALAAVGLSMQFMMVIQAFMSVYAIGSSALISRYIGSGRRHRASSVVFVGLWVALGGALIVGIAGWSFSSDFFRWMGSSAEVTKLGSGYFGILSLGMGLIFLDTLAYNALSAAGDTRTSLFIKIASAFLNAGLNYLFIFGHGGFEPMGVEGAAYATVSAYGFTVLIYSWLLIKKGGILDIYPIFVRSDFKKMIAIGTPAAVERVIGVASFLLFVMMIASQGTVALAGYQIGLRIEALAFMPGFGFSVAAMVLAGQFIGSKQYDYAYESGILSAKIATLFMGSVGIILVSIPEVLIRFFTQDSVTIDQAALYLRLVGIAQIPLALTFVLSGALRGAGATNLSMRISIGSLWLFRIIPAYVVMKLGGGILGIYIAMTVETFIKGWLFWQVYRQKEWITRTI, via the coding sequence TTGAACAAAACTATGCTGAAACATCGGGTACTGCATTTAGCAATTCCTGCCGCACTAAAACATTTTTTGGACATTGTCCAGATACTCATCGATATGCTGATGGTGGGTGTTTTGGGTGTCGCGGCATTGGCAGCGGTAGGATTGTCGATGCAATTCATGATGGTCATTCAAGCATTCATGAGTGTCTACGCGATCGGTTCGAGTGCGTTGATTTCACGCTATATTGGAAGTGGCAGACGTCATCGCGCGTCTTCCGTGGTTTTTGTCGGATTGTGGGTCGCACTGGGCGGTGCACTGATTGTCGGTATTGCCGGATGGAGCTTTTCGAGCGATTTTTTTCGATGGATGGGGTCTTCCGCTGAAGTAACAAAACTTGGAAGCGGATATTTCGGAATCCTCTCTTTGGGGATGGGTCTAATTTTTCTCGACACATTGGCTTACAATGCTCTTTCTGCCGCAGGGGACACACGCACTTCACTGTTTATAAAAATCGCTTCGGCATTTTTAAATGCGGGGCTAAACTATCTTTTTATCTTCGGGCACGGCGGATTTGAACCGATGGGAGTGGAAGGGGCAGCATATGCGACCGTATCGGCATACGGATTTACGGTGTTGATCTATAGTTGGCTGTTAATAAAAAAAGGGGGAATATTAGACATCTATCCGATATTTGTCCGATCCGATTTTAAAAAAATGATTGCTATCGGGACTCCTGCAGCCGTCGAGAGGGTTATCGGCGTAGCATCGTTTTTATTATTCGTTATGATGATCGCATCACAGGGAACAGTAGCTTTAGCAGGATATCAGATCGGTCTGAGGATAGAAGCATTAGCTTTTATGCCGGGATTTGGTTTTTCTGTTGCGGCGATGGTGCTCGCCGGACAGTTTATCGGGTCTAAACAATACGATTACGCTTACGAATCGGGAATATTGAGTGCCAAAATAGCGACACTATTTATGGGGAGCGTCGGGATTATTTTGGTTTCTATTCCTGAAGTGCTGATCCGATTTTTTACACAGGATTCGGTGACAATAGATCAGGCAGCGCTCTATTTACGGCTTGTGGGAATCGCTCAAATCCCCTTGGCGTTGACGTTTGTCCTTAGCGGTGCTTTGAGAGGTGCCGGGGCGACAAATCTAAGCATGCGGATATCTATCGGTTCATTGTGGCTTTTTCGTATTATCCCCGCTTATGTGGTGATGAAGCTCGGGGGAGGAATCCTGGGGATTTATATAGCGATGACGGTGGAAACCTTTATCAAAGGGTGGTTGTTTTGGCAGGTTTATCGACAAAAAGAGTGGATCACTAGAACAATTTAA
- the dapE gene encoding succinyl-diaminopimelate desuccinylase, with amino-acid sequence MNVIELFKKLLESPSVTPEDGGIFEFLEEYLEGFTTIRIDREGVKNLFAYRTFGEGKHLCFAGHVDVVPAGEGWESDPFIATEKDGYIYARGAQDMKSGVAAFVQALKETDTFEGTLSVLLTSDEEGPAKFGTVEVLAYLKEHNLLPDAVIVAEPTCEVQFGDAIKVGRRGSINGIIEMIGKQGHAAYPEKAINPVHQIASVLSKIAGAFLDNGDEYFAPSQIVITDIRAGIETTNVSPGKLKMMFNVRNSTRTDQEKIKSFIAEQMGELEYTLALDQSAYPFVTDADTEIVRTLSNAIADVCGRVPKNSTAGGTSDARFIAAYEIDVIEFGVINDTIHAPNERTSIAEVENLYAVFTKLINNFR; translated from the coding sequence TTGAACGTTATTGAATTATTTAAAAAGCTTTTGGAATCGCCGAGCGTTACTCCTGAAGACGGCGGTATTTTTGAATTTCTGGAAGAGTATTTGGAAGGATTTACGACTATTCGAATCGATCGCGAAGGGGTAAAAAATCTTTTTGCCTATCGTACGTTTGGTGAGGGAAAACATCTTTGTTTCGCCGGGCATGTCGATGTCGTTCCCGCAGGGGAGGGGTGGGAGAGTGATCCGTTTATCGCAACCGAAAAAGACGGATACATCTACGCCCGCGGCGCACAGGATATGAAAAGCGGCGTTGCCGCTTTCGTCCAAGCATTGAAAGAGACAGATACATTTGAGGGGACCTTGTCGGTTTTGCTCACCTCTGACGAGGAGGGACCGGCCAAATTCGGTACGGTAGAAGTATTGGCGTATCTCAAAGAACATAATCTCCTCCCCGACGCCGTTATCGTAGCCGAACCGACGTGCGAAGTGCAATTCGGGGATGCGATCAAAGTCGGTCGTCGCGGATCGATCAACGGAATCATCGAGATGATCGGGAAACAGGGACACGCGGCTTATCCGGAAAAAGCGATCAACCCGGTACATCAGATTGCCTCCGTGTTATCAAAAATCGCGGGTGCTTTTTTGGATAACGGGGATGAATATTTCGCTCCGAGCCAAATCGTCATTACCGATATCCGTGCGGGGATCGAGACGACTAACGTCTCTCCCGGAAAACTGAAAATGATGTTTAACGTCCGCAATTCGACCCGTACCGATCAGGAGAAGATAAAATCCTTTATTGCGGAACAGATGGGAGAATTGGAGTATACGTTGGCATTGGATCAGTCGGCCTATCCGTTTGTGACCGATGCCGATACGGAGATTGTACGAACTCTTTCAAACGCTATTGCCGATGTGTGCGGAAGGGTTCCGAAAAATTCTACGGCCGGAGGAACATCAGACGCGAGATTCATTGCGGCATACGAGATAGATGTTATTGAATTCGGCGTTATTAACGATACGATACATGCCCCCAATGAGCGGACATCGATTGCGGAAGTGGAAAATCTTTATGCTGTTTTTACAAAGTTAATTAATAATTTTCGGTAA
- a CDS encoding WD-40 repeat protein, with amino-acid sequence MQIINRLKIESSVLNIYRSSDTLLVLDQNGNLHTFQDSCSYIGTTRLFERDIELHRHAKATSFSNGDLFFYPEPDSYSGSVFSTMDSPPFIQSTIAEHSAPVEVSTFSEDVGLFATGAADGRAYIYDADTMKYIIALPPKPDYISNLTFSNVNKYLLSSSFDHTNTLYNIQMAVVQSSFITTDVLEAALFIRNEKYIYYILRNGASCIYDIQAQKVESENNLFPSWPTTLVAINESPYVIVGTKSNKIYVVNHDTNSIEFSITLSFKEVSALKIYNNLLYIGSCDGDIQVVDLDAYKDQFILATKLKNFANANKYIEKNIFLQLNPLYAKTLLQNWDQVVVKIIDVIAQKENVKVEELVQPYLQFDECKKLYDAILLNETYIFLLYDAIENRNFAQAYSIVQKLPFLNVATPFMQLEKHWNNTYIKVKENVRKDPIRAQKSAEMLLLPFFKVPSKKEMIMFLLKSPQLVFESELAVKEKKFEHYFNLCRTYPVLAETSLYEKVIKFGKNVVVQLEMAIKEFDIQKTTELSEFLEDFPMYRRDAKKAKTFLSDFKEYEDYLNEKDFIKACEMTFINPSLSEHPKYKTIENSFLSVANKAQVYAISGDAKEALELLGKFWQIDHFKSKIANIAKLAYINEMYKYKNVTTVDWSKSISAYLIRYGSDDYMKKRLEEMGLISIYEECKLKVEKKGYKNFKLSGSLLIKKV; translated from the coding sequence ATGCAAATTATAAATAGATTAAAAATAGAATCTTCAGTTCTAAATATCTATAGAAGTTCTGATACGTTACTCGTTTTGGATCAGAACGGAAATTTGCACACTTTTCAAGACAGTTGTTCCTATATCGGTACAACCAGATTGTTTGAACGGGATATTGAATTACATAGACATGCAAAAGCAACATCATTTTCAAATGGCGATTTATTTTTTTATCCTGAACCTGATTCCTATTCAGGAAGTGTTTTTAGCACGATGGATTCTCCTCCTTTCATTCAATCCACAATTGCAGAGCATAGTGCTCCTGTCGAAGTGAGTACTTTTAGCGAAGATGTCGGCCTTTTTGCTACCGGTGCGGCAGATGGTAGAGCTTATATTTATGATGCCGATACAATGAAATATATTATTGCATTGCCTCCTAAACCCGATTATATATCCAATTTAACTTTTTCAAATGTGAACAAATATTTGCTAAGCAGCTCATTTGATCATACAAATACTCTTTATAATATCCAGATGGCGGTAGTTCAAAGTTCATTTATAACCACTGATGTTTTAGAAGCAGCCTTATTTATACGAAATGAAAAATACATTTATTATATTCTTCGAAACGGTGCATCCTGTATCTATGATATACAAGCACAAAAAGTCGAGAGTGAAAACAATTTGTTTCCGTCATGGCCGACAACTTTAGTTGCCATAAATGAGTCGCCGTATGTTATCGTTGGAACAAAATCCAATAAAATTTATGTTGTAAATCATGATACGAATTCAATAGAATTTTCAATAACACTTTCATTCAAAGAGGTTTCAGCACTTAAGATATATAACAATTTACTGTACATCGGGTCATGTGACGGTGATATACAAGTTGTCGATTTGGATGCTTATAAAGACCAGTTTATTCTTGCTACAAAGTTAAAAAACTTTGCCAATGCAAACAAATATATAGAAAAAAATATATTTTTGCAGTTGAATCCGCTGTATGCGAAAACGCTTTTGCAAAATTGGGACCAAGTAGTCGTTAAAATAATTGATGTTATTGCACAAAAAGAAAATGTAAAGGTAGAAGAACTAGTGCAGCCTTATTTGCAATTTGATGAGTGTAAAAAATTATATGATGCGATACTGTTAAACGAAACGTATATATTTTTATTATACGACGCTATTGAAAATAGAAATTTTGCACAAGCTTATTCAATAGTACAAAAATTACCGTTTTTAAACGTTGCTACGCCGTTTATGCAATTAGAAAAACATTGGAATAATACCTATATAAAGGTCAAAGAAAATGTGAGAAAGGATCCTATCCGGGCGCAAAAATCGGCAGAAATGTTATTGTTGCCATTCTTTAAAGTCCCATCCAAAAAAGAAATGATAATGTTTCTTCTAAAATCCCCTCAACTTGTATTTGAATCCGAACTGGCTGTAAAAGAAAAAAAATTCGAACATTACTTCAATCTATGCAGAACCTATCCTGTTTTAGCCGAAACGTCATTATATGAAAAAGTGATCAAATTCGGAAAAAATGTAGTCGTACAACTCGAGATGGCCATAAAAGAGTTCGATATACAAAAGACAACGGAGCTGTCGGAATTTTTAGAAGATTTTCCTATGTATAGAAGAGATGCGAAAAAAGCAAAAACATTTTTATCGGATTTTAAAGAATATGAAGACTATTTAAACGAAAAAGATTTTATAAAAGCGTGCGAGATGACTTTCATAAATCCGAGCTTATCCGAACATCCAAAATATAAAACCATAGAAAACAGCTTTTTGTCTGTTGCCAATAAAGCACAAGTTTATGCGATTTCCGGTGATGCGAAGGAGGCTTTGGAATTGCTAGGTAAATTTTGGCAAATAGATCATTTTAAATCAAAAATAGCAAATATTGCCAAACTTGCCTATATAAATGAGATGTACAAATATAAAAACGTTACTACGGTAGACTGGTCGAAAAGTATTAGCGCTTATTTGATCCGATACGGCAGTGACGATTATATGAAAAAAAGGTTAGAAGAGATGGGACTGATATCAATTTATGAGGAATGCAAATTAAAAGTAGAAAAAAAAGGTTATAAAAATTTCAAACTCTCCGGAAGTTTGCTCATAAAAAAAGTGTGA
- a CDS encoding PAS domain-containing protein translates to MKRPTPVNEEVLFDGRSLISETDTKGIITYVNRKFTEMTGYTAAEAVGQPHSLLRHPDMPKAGFEQMWKVIESGKIWEGYVKNLRKDGKFYWVVVHIVPKLDESGKIIGYIASRKMPDRDRLKIVEEQYKELLAQEH, encoded by the coding sequence ATGAAACGCCCCACACCGGTGAACGAAGAAGTTTTATTTGACGGACGAAGTTTGATTTCCGAAACCGATACGAAAGGTATCATCACCTATGTAAACCGAAAATTTACTGAAATGACAGGCTATACAGCCGCTGAAGCGGTTGGACAACCCCATAGTCTGCTACGCCATCCCGATATGCCAAAAGCGGGATTTGAACAAATGTGGAAAGTCATCGAAAGCGGTAAAATTTGGGAAGGGTATGTCAAAAATCTTCGAAAAGATGGCAAATTTTACTGGGTAGTTGTCCATATCGTTCCGAAACTGGATGAAAGCGGAAAAATTATCGGTTATATCGCTTCACGCAAAATGCCCGATCGCGACCGTCTGAAAATTGTCGAAGAACAATACAAAGAGCTGCTTGCGCAAGAACATTAA
- a CDS encoding PAS domain S-box protein: MEERKLITNKRLFFKIIFVMLAIGVVFAYFSSSYMREMALNNLAEDDAEKTSELAFEVLYTKMQEGWSREDLYKITNRLNRLKPGLEIKTYRSPLVEALFGKVESEQAKLHDPLIQKALKGETLFITTDDKKIRYLRPMIVKEECITCHYNTKVGDVNGIIDMTFLPNDIKIPLDSIITYFLIFTIVAIIATFFIFQFLMTRIFINPIAIFVQAIKNVKEKQNFAEGITCAPKTYEIHILEKTFNELLSKINETLEELRAKNRMLEEHKKAIDKSTIVSKADLKGIITYVNDKFCEISGYTREELVGKNHNIVRSPNVPKEVFKELWETISHKNTWRGVVENRAKNGESYFVQATIMPILDENDEIVEYIGIRQDITELQKLQFKEINDSVDQALDIHFQEIVEFIPVSAVIVDQNSIIRFSNTIFNGRFSYLSHEEIALDSLFLQKEGYVSNNSVLDWKDISSDFQDSCRQKVLVNILDKENEFYIYINKLNVDDYYLILLVDIDSNEYIFVQ; the protein is encoded by the coding sequence ATGGAAGAAAGAAAGTTGATCACTAATAAAAGATTATTTTTTAAAATTATCTTTGTGATGCTTGCTATCGGTGTGGTATTCGCATACTTTTCAAGCAGCTATATGAGAGAAATGGCACTCAATAATTTAGCTGAAGACGATGCTGAAAAGACAAGTGAATTAGCATTTGAAGTTCTGTATACGAAAATGCAGGAAGGATGGTCTCGAGAAGACTTATACAAGATCACAAATCGCTTGAACCGATTGAAACCCGGTCTTGAAATCAAAACGTACCGAAGCCCTTTGGTAGAAGCACTTTTCGGTAAAGTTGAATCGGAGCAGGCTAAGCTGCATGATCCTCTGATACAAAAAGCGTTAAAAGGGGAGACCCTTTTTATTACAACCGATGATAAAAAAATTCGGTATTTGCGCCCTATGATAGTAAAAGAGGAGTGTATTACCTGTCACTATAATACAAAAGTAGGGGATGTAAATGGGATTATAGACATGACGTTTTTGCCGAACGACATAAAAATCCCGTTGGATAGCATCATTACGTACTTTTTGATTTTCACGATCGTAGCAATTATTGCGACATTTTTTATCTTTCAATTTTTAATGACGCGAATATTTATAAATCCTATAGCCATTTTTGTACAGGCTATTAAAAATGTAAAAGAGAAACAAAATTTTGCAGAGGGGATTACGTGCGCCCCAAAAACATATGAAATCCATATATTGGAGAAAACATTTAATGAACTGTTATCAAAAATAAACGAAACGCTTGAAGAATTACGTGCTAAAAACAGAATGCTTGAAGAGCATAAAAAAGCGATAGACAAATCGACGATTGTGTCAAAGGCGGATTTAAAAGGGATAATAACGTATGTGAACGATAAGTTTTGTGAGATATCGGGATATACAAGAGAAGAACTGGTAGGGAAGAATCATAATATTGTTCGATCGCCGAATGTGCCGAAAGAGGTGTTCAAAGAGCTATGGGAGACGATTTCGCATAAAAATACATGGAGAGGAGTAGTAGAAAACAGAGCTAAAAACGGAGAGAGTTATTTCGTACAGGCGACGATAATGCCTATTTTAGACGAGAATGACGAGATAGTGGAGTACATAGGGATACGACAGGATATCACGGAACTGCAAAAACTTCAGTTTAAAGAGATAAACGATAGCGTCGATCAGGCACTTGACATTCACTTTCAAGAGATAGTGGAGTTTATTCCGGTGAGTGCCGTTATTGTCGATCAAAATTCTATTATACGCTTTTCCAATACAATTTTTAACGGTCGATTTTCGTATTTGAGCCATGAAGAGATTGCCTTGGACTCACTCTTTTTACAGAAAGAGGGCTATGTATCGAACAACTCGGTTTTAGACTGGAAAGATATTAGCTCGGATTTTCAAGATAGCTGCAGACAAAAAGTTTTAGTCAATATTTTGGATAAAGAGAACGAATTTTATATTTATATAAACAAGTTGAATGTAGATGATTATTATTTGATTTTGCTTGTTGACATAGATAGTAATGAATATATCTTCGTACAGTAA
- a CDS encoding RidA family protein: protein MKSIQTPNAPAAIGPYSQAIIANGMVFTSGQIALKPSGEMLEGDVKEQCAQVLSNLKAVLEASGSSLDKVVKTTIFLADMDDFSAVNAIYADAFRDHKPVRSTVAVKTLPKNALVEIDAIALI from the coding sequence ATGAAAAGTATACAAACCCCTAACGCTCCTGCGGCTATCGGACCTTATTCTCAGGCGATAATCGCAAACGGCATGGTATTTACCTCCGGACAGATTGCCCTTAAACCTTCCGGTGAAATGCTTGAAGGGGATGTAAAAGAGCAATGTGCTCAAGTGCTTTCAAATTTGAAAGCGGTTTTGGAAGCATCGGGAAGTTCTTTGGATAAAGTTGTTAAAACAACCATCTTTTTGGCGGATATGGATGATTTCTCAGCCGTAAATGCTATTTATGCGGATGCGTTCAGAGATCATAAGCCTGTGCGCTCTACGGTTGCCGTAAAAACGTTACCTAAAAATGCACTTGTTGAGATTGATGCGATTGCATTAATCTAA
- a CDS encoding MutS-related protein — protein MHESQAAIYIDRNRSGYAIGLAMFEPYGLKGWLCEVDADSTHPYSAIDRILHLLFVTSCRRLIIGATSRAIFDEIENNFSMFDYHYDARSFDTLTQNTLIKKVFSLNSLLSPLEHLSLENRPLSAQALALFSDNLDNGETNTFAQPMVLETSQLMELGNNALEQLEMTAVDSRLPSIARLFLNMSTPMGKRLGRFRLFLPIRDMRELNRRYDWIEALNPHSIWLNERLGLIGDVELLWWKLQNRHISDIELFLGLMTQIIEIQNYFIKHKLVRILPSETLLEGWDIELRNHHGESQWLQSQMHFMQMTIDWVAQVDVAVASAQAAQKYALIRPSIVETKDQNFLQMTQLRHLLVEEQKIAYIPNDIVMGDRDFLDLPYPETVMLDSRVHDGANIRGVLLYGINSSGKSSLMKSIGIAVTLAQAGFFVPAKAMKFSLFDGVYTRIQSRDNVAKSLSTFGVEMLELNTIFSRSTPRSLVLGDEISHGTETLSAVSIVASTIMELSSKGCLFLMTTHLHQLSMISELSRLREVVHLHLSVRYDEESDRLIYDRILKSGRGSSVYGLEFAESLHMNPNFLQNAKRLRENLAKEYDVLELGNQKEYIKRYREVVACECVICGALVRNMQKSPVSKEHHHLIALCETHSRAISQGKIKLQGFIMTAQGLRLEYETQLKED, from the coding sequence ATGCATGAGTCTCAAGCGGCCATATATATAGATCGCAATCGCAGCGGCTATGCGATAGGTTTGGCTATGTTCGAGCCGTACGGATTAAAAGGGTGGCTGTGTGAGGTTGATGCCGATTCTACCCATCCATACAGCGCGATCGATCGGATACTTCATTTATTGTTTGTCACATCTTGTCGCCGCTTGATTATCGGAGCTACATCTCGGGCGATATTTGATGAAATTGAAAATAATTTTTCAATGTTTGATTATCATTATGATGCTCGATCGTTTGATACGCTCACGCAAAACACTCTCATAAAAAAAGTTTTTTCGCTCAATTCTTTACTGAGCCCGCTAGAGCATCTTAGCCTGGAAAATAGGCCTTTATCTGCTCAGGCATTAGCACTCTTTTCGGATAACCTCGATAATGGTGAGACCAACACGTTTGCGCAACCGATGGTTTTGGAAACGTCGCAGTTAATGGAACTCGGCAACAATGCCCTTGAACAACTCGAAATGACAGCCGTCGATTCACGCCTTCCCAGTATTGCACGCCTTTTTTTAAATATGTCGACCCCTATGGGAAAACGGCTCGGACGGTTTCGGCTGTTTTTGCCGATTAGAGATATGAGAGAACTTAACAGACGCTACGACTGGATAGAAGCATTAAACCCTCACAGTATTTGGTTGAATGAGCGTCTGGGATTGATCGGAGACGTTGAACTGTTATGGTGGAAGCTTCAAAATCGGCACATAAGCGATATAGAATTGTTTTTGGGGTTAATGACCCAAATTATTGAGATCCAAAATTATTTCATAAAACATAAATTGGTCCGTATCCTCCCCTCTGAGACGTTGCTCGAGGGTTGGGATATCGAGCTGCGCAACCACCATGGTGAAAGCCAATGGCTGCAGAGCCAAATGCATTTTATGCAAATGACCATTGACTGGGTGGCACAAGTCGATGTCGCCGTTGCCTCCGCACAGGCCGCACAAAAATATGCATTGATCCGTCCGAGTATCGTGGAAACGAAAGATCAAAACTTTTTGCAGATGACTCAGCTGCGTCATTTATTGGTGGAAGAACAAAAAATTGCGTATATCCCTAATGATATTGTCATGGGGGATCGAGATTTCCTGGATCTGCCCTATCCTGAGACGGTCATGTTGGATTCGAGGGTACATGACGGTGCCAATATCCGCGGTGTATTGCTTTATGGAATCAATTCCAGCGGGAAATCGTCGTTAATGAAGAGTATCGGTATCGCCGTGACACTCGCACAAGCCGGTTTTTTTGTCCCCGCCAAGGCGATGAAATTTTCACTGTTTGACGGAGTCTATACCCGTATCCAATCGCGCGATAATGTCGCCAAATCGCTCTCCACCTTCGGGGTTGAGATGCTGGAACTTAATACCATATTCAGCCGTTCTACACCGCGTTCGCTTGTATTGGGAGATGAGATCAGCCACGGTACCGAAACCCTATCCGCGGTATCGATCGTAGCGAGTACGATCATGGAACTGAGTTCAAAAGGGTGTCTGTTTTTAATGACGACCCATCTGCATCAGCTCTCCATGATCAGCGAACTGAGCCGCTTGCGGGAGGTTGTTCATCTGCATCTAAGTGTCCGCTATGACGAAGAGAGTGATCGCCTCATCTATGATCGGATTCTAAAATCGGGGCGGGGGAGCAGCGTATACGGTTTGGAGTTTGCCGAATCGCTTCATATGAATCCGAACTTTTTGCAAAATGCGAAGCGGTTACGAGAAAATCTGGCCAAAGAGTATGATGTCCTCGAGTTGGGTAATCAAAAAGAGTATATAAAACGGTACCGTGAAGTGGTTGCATGTGAATGTGTTATCTGCGGCGCATTAGTGCGAAATATGCAGAAAAGTCCTGTTTCAAAAGAGCACCATCATCTTATAGCTTTGTGTGAAACCCATTCTCGTGCGATTTCACAAGGCAAAATCAAACTGCAAGGTTTTATAATGACCGCACAAGGTTTGCGTCTGGAGTATGAGACGCAGTTAAAAGAGGACTAA
- a CDS encoding thioredoxin family protein, whose protein sequence is MKKLALLAFLAINLFAAEVAWNDTYEQAQAKAKKESKPLMVLITSEQCRWCRKFEATTLQDEDVITKLNTKFVSVHVTRDKSNYPKNLTAKMVPMHYFLNGEGKVIYSIPGYWPADDYQSILDDALRKTKK, encoded by the coding sequence ATGAAAAAATTAGCTTTGTTAGCTTTTTTGGCGATAAATCTTTTTGCTGCGGAAGTTGCATGGAACGACACGTATGAGCAGGCTCAGGCCAAAGCAAAAAAAGAGTCTAAACCGCTTATGGTTTTAATAACGAGCGAACAGTGCCGATGGTGCCGAAAATTTGAAGCGACAACCCTTCAGGATGAGGATGTCATCACTAAACTGAATACAAAATTTGTGAGCGTTCATGTGACCCGCGATAAAAGTAATTATCCGAAAAATTTGACGGCTAAAATGGTTCCGATGCACTACTTTTTGAACGGAGAAGGGAAAGTGATCTATTCTATTCCGGGGTACTGGCCTGCGGACGACTATCAATCCATTCTTGATGACGCATTGCGAAAAACTAAAAAATAA